In one window of Lynx canadensis isolate LIC74 chromosome A3, mLynCan4.pri.v2, whole genome shotgun sequence DNA:
- the DNAJC5 gene encoding dnaJ homolog subfamily C member 5, translated as MADQRQRSLSTSGESLYHVLGLDKNATSDDIKKSYRKLALKYHPDKNPDNPEAADKFKEINNAHAILTDATKRNIYDKYGSLGLYVAEQFGEENVNTYFVLSSWWAKALFVVCGLLTCCYCCCCLCCCFNCCCGRCKPRAPAGEDAGFYVSPEDLEAQLQSDEREAADTPIVIQPASATETTQLTADSHPSYHTDGFN; from the exons ATGGCAGACCAGAGACAGCGCTCACTCTCTACCTCTGGGGAATCACTCTACCATGTTCTGGGGCTGGACAAGAATGCAACCTCAGATGACATTAAAAAGTCCTATCG aaAACTTGCCTTGAAATACCACCCTGACAAGAACCCCGATAACCCGGAGGCGGCAGACAAGTTCAAGGAGATCAACAACGCCCACGCCATCCTGACGGACGCCACAAAAAGAAACATCTACGACAAGTACGGGTCGCTGGGGCTCTATGTGGCCGAGCAGTTTGGAGAGGAGAACGTGAACACCTACTTTGTGCTCTCCAGCTGGTGGGCCAAG GCGCTGTTTGTCGTGTGCGGCCTCCTCacctgctgctactgctgctgctgcctctgctGCTGCTTCAACTGCTGCTGCGGGAGGTGCAAGCCCAGGGCGCCCGCGGGCGAGGACGCCGGCTTCTACGTGTCCCCCGAGGACCTGGAGGCACAGCTGCAGTCGGACGAGCGGG AGGCCGCAGACACGCCGATTGTCATACAGCCAGCGTCCGCCACAGAGACCACCCAGCTCACGGCCGACTCCCACCCCAGCTACCACACCGACGGGTTCAACTAA